A window of Citrus sinensis cultivar Valencia sweet orange chromosome 7, DVS_A1.0, whole genome shotgun sequence contains these coding sequences:
- the LOC102622196 gene encoding cold shock protein 1, which yields MAQLTRSTGKVTWFDGAKGYGFIRPDDGGADLFVHQKSIKSDGYRTLYENQSVEFDVQLEADGKYQALDVTAPGGAPVHSSKNNNTNNNSGYNNNRGGRGGGGAGFGGYWKGNNDSRRNNGGGYGPGGVVCYNCDGVGHVARECTSNRRNSNYNNNSGGCYNCGDPEHFARDCPRQQGGSNSYNNNSGGCFKCGGYGHLARDCITRGSGGGGGGRCYNCGKSGHLARDCGAGGAGGGGSCFNCGKPGHFARECTKVAN from the coding sequence ATGGCGCAGCTCACGAGATCGACTGGCAAGGTCACGTGGTTCGACGGTGCCAAGGGTTACGGCTTCATCAGGCCCGACGACGGTGGCGCCGATCTGTTCGTTCATCAGAAATCCATCAAATCCGACGGCTACCGCACGCTGTACGAGAACCAATCCGTTGAGTTCGATGTCCAGCTCGAAGCCGACGGAAAATACCAGGCACTTGACGTCACTGCTCCCGGTGGCGCCCCCGTTCACTCTTCTAAGAACAACAACACCAATAACAACAGTGGCTACAACAATAACCGTGGAGGACGTGGTGGCGGCGGAGCTGGATTTGGTGGATACTGGAAAGGCAACAACGACAGCAGGAGAAACAACGGCGGCGGTTACGGTCCCGGTGGTGTCGTGTGCTACAATTGTGACGGAGTGGGACACGTGGCGAGAGAGTGTACGAGCAATAGAAGGAACAGCAATTATAACAACAACAGCGGTGGATGTTATAACTGTGGCGATCCTGAGCATTTTGCGAGGGACTGTCCACGTCAGCAAGGCGGAAGCAACAGTTACAATAACAACAGCGGCGGCTGCTTCAAGTGTGGTGGTTACGGACACTTGGCGAGGGATTGTATAACCAGGGGAAGCGGGGGTGGAGGCGGTGGTCGGTGCTATAACTGTGGGAAGTCGGGGCATTTGGCCAGAGACTGTGGAGCCGGAGGCGCAGGAGGTGGTGGTTCGTGTTTCAACTGTGGGAAGCCAGGGCACTTTGCGAGGGAATGCACTAAGGTTGCGAactga